From a region of the Actinomycetota bacterium genome:
- a CDS encoding aminotransferase class V-fold PLP-dependent enzyme has protein sequence VREAVASYGGNPGRGAYALAMATARLIHDSRAACARLLGVADAADLAFTSGATESLNVALHGLLAPGDRVVACSMEHNAVVRPLNTLAATGVEVVWVGADETGLIDVDAVEAAVRELPTRAVVCQHASNVSGTIQPVGDVVDVAHAADAFAIVDGAQAAGHLPVDLTALGADAYAASGHKGLLGPQGVGLLHLAPGCEPRELMQGGTGGGSSELPTQPVARPDRYEAGTPNTPGIAGLGAAARLLASAGDAQRALECDLVRRLHEGVLAIGGFRALGPAPGVERVPVLSVVHERMDADQIAFTLDRGHGIAVRAGLHCAPAAHRTLGTLDTGAVRFGIGWGNTPEQIDLALAALAEAVG, from the coding sequence GTCCGTGAGGCTGTAGCGTCGTACGGCGGCAACCCCGGACGTGGCGCGTACGCGCTCGCCATGGCGACCGCCCGGCTCATACACGACTCGCGCGCCGCATGCGCGAGGCTCCTCGGGGTCGCCGACGCCGCGGACCTCGCGTTCACGTCGGGGGCCACCGAGTCGCTCAACGTGGCGCTCCACGGACTGCTCGCGCCGGGCGACCGGGTGGTCGCGTGTTCCATGGAGCACAACGCCGTCGTCCGTCCGCTGAACACGCTGGCCGCCACGGGCGTCGAGGTCGTCTGGGTCGGCGCCGACGAGACGGGACTCATCGATGTGGACGCCGTCGAGGCCGCGGTGCGCGAGCTGCCCACCAGGGCGGTGGTGTGCCAGCACGCGTCCAACGTGTCCGGGACGATCCAGCCGGTCGGCGACGTCGTCGACGTCGCGCACGCCGCGGACGCGTTCGCGATCGTCGACGGCGCGCAGGCCGCGGGGCACCTACCCGTCGACCTGACGGCCCTCGGCGCTGACGCGTACGCGGCGTCGGGCCACAAGGGCCTGCTCGGCCCGCAGGGCGTCGGCCTGCTCCACCTCGCGCCGGGCTGCGAGCCCCGGGAGCTCATGCAGGGCGGCACCGGCGGCGGTTCGTCCGAACTCCCGACCCAGCCGGTCGCGCGTCCCGACCGCTACGAGGCGGGGACTCCGAACACGCCCGGTATCGCGGGGCTCGGCGCGGCCGCCCGCCTGCTCGCCTCCGCCGGTGACGCGCAGCGGGCGCTCGAGTGTGACCTCGTGCGCCGGCTGCACGAGGGGGTGCTCGCGATCGGCGGCTTCCGCGCGCTCGGACCCGCTCCCGGGGTCGAGCGCGTGCCGGTCCTGTCGGTGGTACACGAGCGCATGGACGCCGACCAGATCGCCTTCACGCTCGACCGCGGACACGGGATCGCCGTTCGCGCCGGGCTCCACTGCGCCCCGGCGGCGCATCGCACGCTCGGGACACTCGACACGGGCGCCGTGAGGTTCGGCATCGGGTGGGGCAACACGCCCGAGCAGATCGATCTGGCGCTGGCGGCGCTCGCCGAGGCCGTCGGGTGA
- a CDS encoding DUF3343 domain-containing protein codes for MRPGGASHARDTRHGRREVRHRVGQHARADRSGAGGARRGRRVTAGPRTPREFVVYGFATTHRALDAEALLRDMGVQVVPVPTPKSLGALCGIALRVDPEEAERVEMLLLRAALDWSARATYEDV; via the coding sequence CTGCGCCCCGGCGGCGCATCGCACGCTCGGGACACTCGACACGGGCGCCGTGAGGTTCGGCATCGGGTGGGGCAACACGCCCGAGCAGATCGATCTGGCGCTGGCGGCGCTCGCCGAGGCCGTCGGGTGACAGCCGGCCCGCGCACACCGCGCGAGTTCGTCGTGTACGGGTTCGCGACCACCCACCGCGCGCTCGACGCCGAGGCGCTCCTGCGCGACATGGGTGTGCAGGTGGTGCCGGTGCCGACGCCGAAGTCCCTCGGTGCGCTGTGCGGCATCGCGTTGCGGGTGGATCCGGAGGAGGCCGAGCGGGTCGAGATGCTCCTGCTCAGGGCTGCGCTCGACTGGTCCGCCCGGGCCACATACGAGGACGTGTGA